A single region of the Candidatus Polarisedimenticolia bacterium genome encodes:
- a CDS encoding 6-phosphofructokinase, with product MHVGVLTGGGDVPGLNAAIKSIYRAAKDRGWIRHGGDDADVTGILRGWMGAVQMGDAASGSVLPLTDEKVRTVDRFGGTFLHTSRTRPDRMGLKDLPPGLAARRAGLPRVEGRDDLFDVTDEVIGNLRRAGIEWLVAIGGDDTLGYAHTLGARGFPVVGIPKTMDNDVRGTEYAIGYKTALTRADQFINRQRTHLGSNETIGVFRIFGRNAGFTALGTAMAISDLRCAIPEHAFDLEALCRLVQRDYEQNENHYALVLISEGAIWQGGRLDELGPPDAYGHRKKANVGEALADAITRRTGLPTRHQELTYDLRSGSPDAIDKIVANTFGTLSVDLIARGMSGRMICLKDGLYSHTDLPDPALGARTVDVAAHYDTARFRPNFSGLLGRPVFP from the coding sequence ATGCATGTCGGGGTCCTGACCGGCGGGGGGGATGTTCCGGGCCTCAACGCCGCCATCAAGTCGATCTACCGGGCCGCGAAGGACCGGGGGTGGATCCGCCACGGTGGCGACGACGCCGACGTGACCGGCATCCTGCGCGGCTGGATGGGGGCGGTGCAGATGGGCGACGCCGCGTCCGGCTCCGTCCTGCCCCTGACCGACGAAAAGGTCCGGACGGTCGATCGCTTCGGCGGGACCTTTCTCCACACGTCGCGCACCCGCCCCGACCGGATGGGCCTGAAGGACCTCCCCCCGGGCCTCGCCGCCCGGCGCGCCGGACTTCCGAGGGTCGAGGGCCGGGACGATCTCTTCGACGTCACCGACGAGGTGATCGGGAATCTCCGGCGCGCCGGTATCGAGTGGCTGGTCGCGATCGGCGGGGACGACACCCTGGGGTACGCCCACACGCTGGGCGCGCGCGGCTTTCCGGTCGTCGGAATCCCGAAGACGATGGACAACGACGTACGCGGGACGGAATACGCCATCGGCTACAAGACCGCGCTGACGCGCGCGGACCAGTTCATCAACCGCCAGCGGACCCACCTCGGATCGAACGAGACGATCGGCGTGTTCCGCATCTTCGGCCGGAACGCCGGCTTCACGGCCCTCGGGACCGCCATGGCGATCTCCGATCTCCGCTGCGCCATCCCGGAGCACGCGTTCGACCTCGAGGCCCTCTGCCGCCTGGTGCAGAGGGACTACGAGCAGAACGAGAACCACTACGCACTGGTGCTGATTTCGGAAGGGGCGATCTGGCAGGGGGGGCGGCTCGACGAGCTCGGTCCGCCGGACGCGTACGGCCACCGCAAGAAAGCCAACGTCGGCGAGGCCCTGGCCGACGCGATCACACGGCGGACGGGGCTCCCGACCCGTCACCAGGAGCTGACCTACGACCTGCGAAGCGGCAGCCCCGACGCCATCGACAAGATCGTCGCGAACACCTTCGGCACGTTGTCCGTCGACCTCATCGCGCGGGGGATGAGCGGCCGGATGATCTGCCTCAAGGACGGCCTCTACTCCCACACCGATCTGCCCGACCCGGCCCTGGGCGCGCGCACCGTCGACGTGGCCGCGCACTACGACACGGCCCGGTTCCGTCCCAACTTCTCCGGCCTCCTCGGCCGGCCGGTCTTCCCTTAG
- a CDS encoding rhodanese-like domain-containing protein codes for MAPERIDVKQAREALRNEKDAVYLDVRTEEEFAEGHPEGAINVPVGAPNPLLQRFEANPDFLDVVRAAVPEHTLILIGCRSGPRAEMAANLLTQSGYPKVRWILGGFHGMADAFGIMVAPGWRELGYPESREAGEGVGYGSLRRKAGKT; via the coding sequence ATGGCACCCGAACGAATCGACGTCAAGCAGGCCAGGGAGGCGCTCCGGAACGAGAAGGACGCCGTCTACCTCGACGTGCGCACCGAGGAGGAGTTCGCCGAGGGGCACCCGGAGGGGGCGATCAACGTCCCCGTAGGGGCCCCCAATCCGCTCCTGCAACGCTTCGAGGCGAATCCCGATTTCCTGGACGTGGTGCGCGCCGCGGTGCCGGAGCACACGCTCATCCTGATCGGCTGCCGGTCCGGCCCCCGCGCCGAGATGGCGGCGAACCTCCTGACCCAGAGCGGCTATCCCAAGGTCAGATGGATCCTCGGCGGCTTCCACGGCATGGCCGACGCGTTCGGCATCATGGTGGCCCCCGGCTGGCGCGAGCTCGGCTACCCCGAGAGCCGCGAGGCGGGCGAGGGCGTCGGCTACGGATCGCTCCGGCGAAAGGCCGGGAAAACCTAG
- a CDS encoding glyceraldehyde 3-phosphate dehydrogenase NAD-binding domain-containing protein, whose protein sequence is MPVTLGLSGFGRIGRNLFRLLYMSDDIRIGAVSDIADPEALVYLLRYDTILGRFPDLVTWKNGRLYTRGREIPMLSGKDAGSARWGDLGVDYVVEATGRDRSRAEIEAHLAAGARRVILCVPPHERPDISVVYGVNHDRLRPEHRIVSNASCTAHCAAPLLLMLHDAWGVDRAHLTVVHAYTSTQRLADVPAEDLRLSRAAAENIVPSETNAAAVLEEVLPQLAGRLHASALRVPLPDGSLVDMTLWTGRAVTREGVNEAVRTAAAGSYKGIVEFSEDPIVSSDVQGSPHSSIFDSLATMVLGDHLVKVIAWFNNGWGYSHRVLDLVRRLREIDAGKRS, encoded by the coding sequence ATGCCTGTCACCCTCGGACTGTCGGGATTCGGCCGCATCGGCCGCAACCTGTTCCGCCTTCTATACATGAGCGACGACATCCGGATCGGCGCCGTGTCCGACATCGCCGACCCCGAGGCCCTCGTCTATCTCCTGAGGTACGACACGATCCTGGGACGCTTCCCGGACCTGGTCACCTGGAAGAACGGCCGCCTGTACACCCGGGGGAGGGAGATCCCGATGCTCTCGGGGAAGGACGCCGGGTCCGCGCGCTGGGGGGACCTGGGCGTGGACTACGTCGTCGAGGCGACCGGGCGCGACCGCTCGCGCGCCGAGATCGAGGCCCACCTTGCGGCCGGCGCCCGCCGCGTGATCCTGTGCGTGCCGCCGCACGAGCGGCCCGACATCTCGGTTGTCTATGGCGTCAACCACGACCGTCTCCGCCCGGAGCACCGCATCGTGAGCAACGCCTCCTGCACGGCGCACTGCGCCGCGCCCCTCTTGCTGATGCTGCACGACGCCTGGGGGGTCGACCGGGCCCACCTGACCGTGGTGCACGCCTACACCAGCACCCAGCGCCTGGCGGACGTCCCGGCGGAGGACCTGCGGCTGTCGCGCGCCGCCGCGGAGAACATCGTGCCGTCCGAGACCAACGCCGCCGCCGTTCTCGAAGAGGTCCTGCCGCAGCTGGCCGGGCGGCTCCACGCGTCCGCCCTGCGCGTCCCTCTGCCGGACGGATCGCTGGTGGACATGACGCTCTGGACGGGGCGCGCGGTCACGCGCGAAGGGGTCAACGAGGCGGTGCGGACCGCCGCGGCCGGTTCCTACAAGGGGATCGTGGAGTTCAGCGAGGACCCGATCGTGTCGAGCGACGTGCAGGGGAGCCCGCATTCCTCGATCTTCGACTCGCTGGCCACGATGGTCCTGGGGGACCACCTCGTCAAGGTGATCGCCTGGTTCAACAACGGCTGGGGCTACTCGCACCGGGTCCTCGACCTGGTCCGCCGCCTGCGGGAGATCGACGCGGGGAAGCGCTCATGA
- the purL gene encoding phosphoribosylformylglycinamidine synthase subunit PurL, translating to MNEEPRVTRDLAVAHGMTPEEYDRASGALGRTPSYTELGIFSVMWSEHCSYKSSRVHLKRLPTEGPRLIQGPGENAGIVEIGEGIAAVFKMESHNHPSYVEPYQGAATGVGGILRDIFTMGARPIASLNSLRFGALDHPRTRYLVSGVVSGIAGYGNSIGVPTVGGEIYFHPSYNGNILVNVFSLGIIRRDKIHRGIASGPGNPVIYVGSKTGRDGIHGASLLASSEFDTTSESKRPTVQVGDPFTEKLLLEACLEVMKAPGLVVGIQDMGAAGLTCSTVEMAARAGTGMEIDLDKVPLREEGMTPYEIMLSESQERMLLVATGQTEAKVREVFHKWDLDASVVGRVTETGRVRIHFKGRTVADVPADALVEDAPRYRRPSARPAWQDGLADLALGSIKDLSEGTQALQTLSTSLNLCSREEVYSEYDHMVRSNTVVRPGSDAAVIRLKGTRYALALTVDCNARYCHLDPAAGARLAVAEAARNLACAGAVPIGTTDCLNFGNPERPEVMWQFEQAIDGIADACRAFDAPIVGGNVSFYNETEGKGIHPTPTIAMVGFLVDVKGAITQWFKKEGDLVLLLGGAEGTLGGSEYLALLHGIEAGRPHPVDLGKERALHDLVRTARDAGLVASAHDCSEGGLAVALLESCITGPNGAVGATISLEGKGRLDEILFGEAPTRIVVTTPPDCRARLEHAAAAAGVPVQSIGRVGGQRLTIAASGSPVVDLETVPARAAWREALAIHLQG from the coding sequence ATGAACGAGGAGCCCCGGGTCACGCGCGATCTCGCCGTGGCGCACGGCATGACGCCCGAGGAATACGACCGGGCGTCCGGAGCGCTGGGCCGCACGCCGTCCTACACCGAGCTCGGCATCTTCTCGGTCATGTGGTCGGAGCACTGCTCGTACAAGAGCAGCCGGGTCCATCTGAAGCGGCTTCCGACCGAAGGGCCCCGCCTGATCCAGGGTCCGGGCGAGAACGCCGGGATCGTGGAGATCGGCGAGGGGATCGCCGCCGTCTTCAAGATGGAGAGCCACAACCACCCGTCGTACGTCGAGCCGTACCAGGGGGCGGCGACCGGCGTGGGGGGCATCCTGCGCGACATCTTCACCATGGGGGCGCGGCCGATCGCATCGCTCAACTCGCTGCGCTTCGGCGCCCTCGACCACCCGCGCACGCGCTACCTGGTCTCGGGGGTGGTCTCCGGCATCGCCGGATACGGCAACAGCATCGGCGTGCCGACGGTCGGAGGGGAGATCTACTTCCATCCGTCGTACAACGGCAACATCCTGGTGAACGTCTTCAGCCTGGGGATCATCAGGCGCGACAAGATCCACAGGGGGATCGCGTCGGGGCCGGGCAACCCGGTGATCTACGTCGGCTCGAAGACGGGGCGCGACGGGATTCACGGCGCGTCGCTTCTGGCCTCGTCCGAGTTCGACACGACCTCCGAGTCGAAGCGCCCCACCGTGCAGGTGGGGGACCCGTTCACAGAAAAGCTCCTGCTCGAGGCCTGCCTCGAGGTGATGAAGGCGCCGGGCCTGGTCGTCGGCATCCAGGACATGGGAGCGGCCGGGCTGACCTGCTCGACCGTGGAGATGGCGGCGCGCGCGGGCACCGGCATGGAGATCGACCTCGACAAGGTCCCCCTGCGCGAGGAGGGGATGACGCCGTACGAGATCATGCTGTCGGAGTCGCAGGAGAGGATGCTCCTGGTGGCCACGGGCCAGACTGAAGCGAAGGTGCGCGAGGTGTTCCACAAGTGGGACCTGGACGCCTCGGTCGTCGGCCGGGTCACGGAGACCGGGCGGGTGCGGATCCACTTCAAGGGACGGACGGTGGCCGACGTGCCGGCGGACGCCCTGGTCGAGGACGCGCCCCGCTACCGGCGGCCGAGCGCCCGCCCGGCCTGGCAGGACGGGCTGGCGGATCTGGCTCTCGGCTCGATCAAGGACCTGTCCGAAGGCACGCAGGCGCTCCAGACCCTGTCCACCTCGCTGAACCTGTGCAGCCGCGAGGAGGTGTACTCGGAGTACGACCACATGGTCCGCAGCAACACGGTGGTGCGGCCGGGATCGGACGCCGCGGTCATCCGGCTGAAGGGGACGAGGTACGCCCTGGCCCTGACGGTCGACTGCAACGCGCGCTACTGCCACCTCGACCCGGCCGCGGGGGCGCGGCTGGCGGTGGCGGAGGCGGCGCGCAACCTGGCCTGCGCCGGCGCGGTCCCCATCGGTACGACCGATTGCCTGAACTTCGGCAATCCGGAGCGGCCGGAGGTGATGTGGCAGTTCGAGCAGGCGATCGACGGCATCGCCGACGCCTGCCGGGCCTTCGACGCGCCGATCGTCGGGGGGAACGTGTCGTTCTACAACGAGACCGAGGGGAAAGGGATCCATCCGACTCCGACGATCGCCATGGTCGGCTTCCTGGTCGACGTGAAGGGGGCGATCACCCAGTGGTTCAAGAAGGAGGGGGACCTCGTCCTGCTCCTCGGCGGAGCGGAAGGGACCCTGGGCGGAAGCGAATACCTGGCGCTCCTGCACGGCATCGAGGCGGGCCGTCCGCATCCGGTCGACCTCGGGAAGGAGAGGGCCCTGCACGATCTCGTTCGGACGGCGCGTGACGCGGGGCTGGTGGCCTCCGCCCACGACTGTTCGGAAGGCGGTCTGGCCGTGGCGCTGCTCGAATCGTGCATCACCGGACCGAACGGGGCCGTGGGGGCCACGATCTCGCTGGAGGGGAAGGGCCGCCTGGACGAGATCCTGTTCGGCGAGGCCCCCACCCGCATCGTCGTCACGACACCCCCCGATTGCCGGGCCCGCCTGGAGCATGCGGCCGCCGCGGCCGGAGTGCCGGTCCAATCGATCGGCCGCGTCGGCGGACAGCGCCTGACGATCGCCGCCTCCGGCTCCCCGGTCGTCGACCTCGAAACGGTCCCCGCCCGCGCCGCCTGGCGCGAGGCCCTGGCCATTCACCTCCAGGGCTGA
- the gap gene encoding type I glyceraldehyde-3-phosphate dehydrogenase has translation MTIRIGINGFGRIGRTIFRIVDDRQDMQIVAINDLFAPKALAYLLHYDTVMGTFEKPIAFEKDALIVAGRRIPLTAERDPARVPWGAAGADIVIEATGVLRERARLDLHLKAGAKKVILTVPPKDDVDAIVVLGVNDHVLTPAHHIVSNASCTTNCLAPVAKVLDERFGIEHGFMTTVHAYTNDQRLADVAHKDFRRARAAARNLIPTSTGAARAVGKVLPQLKGKLDGLAIRVPVPDGSVVDLIVRLGREATADEVNGAVREAARGALGRVLEYCEEPIVSSDIIGNPHSSIFDALSTSRIGPREMRVLAWYDNEWGYSHRVVDLAARLAEMIPG, from the coding sequence ATGACGATCCGGATCGGCATCAACGGCTTCGGCCGGATCGGCCGCACGATCTTCCGGATCGTCGACGATCGTCAGGACATGCAGATCGTGGCGATCAACGACCTGTTCGCGCCCAAGGCCCTCGCCTACCTGCTGCACTACGACACGGTGATGGGGACGTTCGAGAAGCCGATCGCCTTCGAGAAGGACGCCCTGATCGTCGCGGGGCGTCGCATCCCGCTGACGGCCGAGCGGGATCCAGCCCGCGTGCCCTGGGGGGCCGCCGGCGCGGACATCGTGATCGAGGCGACCGGTGTTCTGCGGGAGCGGGCCCGTCTCGATCTGCACCTCAAGGCCGGCGCCAAGAAGGTCATCCTGACCGTGCCGCCCAAGGACGACGTGGACGCCATCGTCGTGCTGGGAGTGAACGACCACGTCCTGACTCCCGCGCACCACATCGTCTCCAACGCCTCCTGCACGACCAATTGCCTGGCGCCCGTGGCCAAGGTCCTGGACGAACGGTTCGGCATCGAGCACGGGTTCATGACCACGGTGCACGCCTACACCAACGATCAGCGACTCGCCGACGTGGCGCACAAGGACTTCCGCCGGGCGCGCGCCGCGGCCCGCAACCTGATCCCGACTTCCACGGGGGCGGCGCGCGCGGTGGGGAAGGTGCTCCCCCAGCTGAAGGGGAAGCTGGACGGGCTGGCGATCCGGGTCCCCGTGCCGGACGGGTCGGTCGTCGATCTCATTGTCAGGCTCGGACGCGAGGCGACGGCCGACGAGGTGAACGGCGCCGTCCGCGAGGCGGCGCGAGGTGCGCTCGGGCGCGTCCTCGAATACTGCGAGGAGCCGATCGTCTCCTCGGACATCATCGGCAACCCCCACAGCTCGATCTTCGACGCCCTGTCGACCTCCCGGATCGGCCCCAGGGAGATGCGTGTGCTGGCGTGGTACGACAACGAGTGGGGCTACTCGCACCGCGTGGTGGACCTGGCGGCGCGGCTGGCGGAGATGATCCCAGGATGA
- a CDS encoding SpoIIE family protein phosphatase, with amino-acid sequence MDFLTVITPEGTSSRRDLDGETLRIGRASGNDLVLQDLNVSRHHAAVVRRAEGIYIVDAGGKNGTFVNDLRITDPVRLGAGDRVRLGSTVLVFNGRVPSNVEFIDRPLLHGAGTTFLPASGLRTPDMNDLPLVLDSTTPVPFRSGSMSSGSAAAIIQEANEELVFHRPLPEILETIMDLARRAVPFERGLLMLTEGDRLVPQVIRVPPDESGAIISVSRTIADRVLQNKESILTSDAQLDDRFRLGQSVEAQQLRSVMCVPLWNNRDVIGLIYLDNRHRAGLFREENLRLMSFLANVAAVKIENARLFEQVVAAERMEQELQKAAEIQDHLLPSQGPPIPGYEVFGSSVPCRAVGGDYFDYIELPGGRYAVALGDVAGKGLPAALLMCMFQAGLHALCEMDLPLDDTISRLNQILCRRLPANRFVTFFFGVLDPAAHTLMYVNAGQNPPCRLGAGEAIDRLIATGPPLGLFAGAAYTARTLDLAPGDLVLCFSDGATEGRSAADEEFGEERLIGIVRESRGEKPEEIVRRATTAVEQHSAASPRQDDTTLVVLKRRVS; translated from the coding sequence ATGGATTTCCTGACCGTCATCACGCCGGAGGGGACGAGCTCGCGCCGCGATCTCGACGGCGAGACCCTGCGCATCGGCCGCGCCTCCGGCAACGACCTCGTGCTGCAGGACCTGAACGTGTCCCGGCACCACGCCGCGGTGGTCCGCCGTGCCGAAGGCATCTACATCGTCGACGCGGGCGGCAAGAACGGCACTTTCGTCAACGATCTGCGGATCACCGATCCGGTGCGGCTCGGGGCCGGCGACCGCGTGCGGCTCGGATCGACCGTCCTGGTCTTCAACGGCCGGGTGCCTTCGAACGTCGAGTTCATCGACCGGCCGCTCCTGCACGGAGCCGGGACCACCTTTCTGCCGGCCTCCGGGCTGCGCACGCCCGACATGAACGACCTGCCGCTGGTGCTCGATTCGACCACTCCCGTCCCCTTCCGCTCCGGCTCGATGTCCTCGGGTTCGGCCGCCGCCATCATCCAGGAGGCCAACGAGGAGCTGGTCTTTCACCGTCCCCTGCCGGAGATCCTCGAGACCATCATGGACCTGGCGCGCCGGGCGGTGCCGTTCGAGCGCGGCCTGCTGATGCTGACCGAGGGGGACCGGCTCGTCCCCCAGGTGATCCGCGTCCCCCCCGACGAGTCGGGAGCGATCATCTCGGTCAGCCGGACGATCGCCGATCGCGTCCTGCAGAACAAGGAATCGATCCTGACCAGCGACGCGCAGCTCGACGATCGCTTCCGCCTGGGCCAGAGCGTCGAGGCGCAGCAGCTCCGCTCGGTGATGTGCGTCCCGCTCTGGAACAATCGCGACGTGATCGGCCTCATCTACCTGGACAACCGCCACCGGGCCGGGCTGTTCCGGGAGGAGAACCTGCGCCTGATGTCGTTCCTGGCGAACGTCGCGGCGGTGAAGATCGAGAATGCCAGGCTGTTCGAGCAGGTGGTCGCCGCCGAGAGGATGGAGCAGGAGCTGCAGAAGGCGGCGGAGATCCAGGACCACCTGCTGCCGTCCCAGGGCCCGCCGATCCCCGGCTACGAAGTGTTCGGCAGCAGCGTGCCGTGCCGCGCGGTCGGGGGGGACTACTTCGACTACATCGAGCTGCCCGGCGGGCGCTACGCCGTGGCGTTGGGGGACGTCGCCGGCAAGGGGCTGCCGGCCGCTCTCCTGATGTGCATGTTCCAGGCCGGCCTCCATGCCCTGTGCGAGATGGATCTGCCTCTGGACGACACCATCTCCCGCCTCAATCAGATCCTGTGCCGGCGCCTGCCTGCCAACCGCTTCGTGACGTTCTTCTTCGGCGTCCTCGATCCGGCGGCGCACACGCTCATGTACGTCAACGCCGGCCAGAACCCCCCCTGCCGCCTCGGCGCCGGCGAGGCGATCGATCGGCTGATCGCCACCGGGCCGCCTCTCGGCCTCTTCGCCGGCGCCGCCTACACGGCGCGGACCCTGGATCTGGCCCCCGGCGACCTCGTCCTCTGTTTCTCGGACGGCGCGACCGAGGGACGGAGCGCCGCCGACGAGGAGTTCGGCGAAGAGCGCCTCATCGGAATCGTCAGGGAAAGCCGCGGCGAGAAGCCCGAGGAGATCGTGCGGCGGGCCACGACCGCTGTCGAGCAGCATTCCGCCGCGTCGCCGCGCCAGGACGACACCACCCTGGTGGTGCTGAAAAGGAGGGTCTCGTGA
- a CDS encoding class II fructose-bisphosphate aldolase produces MNGAGAGGLLQAFRPTFTVSGDGDVELLRPADLRGEATDRLVRAAVFGSEAESAAARWLIRELARIQGILPASIQTLYEAMGRGETDGFTTPALNLRGMAYDMARAALRSLLDLEAGPVVFELARSEMRYAAQTPQEYATVILAAALREGFRGPLFIQGDHFQVNAKRFQAGGAAREDEVGALRDLIADAIAAGFYNIDIDASTVVALDRGPIPEQQRDNYETQAELTAWVRKRQPPGVVVSVGGEIGEVGGKNSTPEELRAFMDGLGTELSRRDGTLPGISKVSIQTGTTHGGVPLPDGSVAKVAIDFACLRALSDIARREYGMAGAVQHGASTLPAEAFGEFPKHGAAEVHLATEFQNIALDHPEFPRDLKGEMYAWVEAHCAAERKAGMTDEQFRYKTRKNAWGPFKAETWGLPETVRAALRETLQAKFGTLYQKLGVAGRGASAARLVRPAEVRTPPPAPLLVD; encoded by the coding sequence ATGAATGGTGCCGGCGCGGGTGGCTTGCTCCAGGCGTTCCGGCCGACTTTCACGGTCTCCGGGGACGGGGACGTCGAGCTCCTCCGGCCTGCGGATCTGAGGGGGGAGGCGACCGATCGGCTGGTGCGCGCGGCCGTGTTCGGGAGCGAGGCCGAGTCGGCCGCGGCCCGCTGGCTCATCCGGGAGCTGGCGCGGATCCAGGGGATCCTGCCGGCCTCGATCCAGACGCTGTACGAGGCGATGGGCCGCGGCGAGACGGACGGTTTCACGACGCCGGCCCTGAACCTGCGCGGCATGGCGTACGACATGGCACGGGCGGCCTTGCGTTCGCTGCTCGACCTGGAGGCCGGCCCCGTGGTGTTCGAGCTGGCCCGCTCCGAGATGCGCTACGCCGCCCAGACGCCCCAGGAATACGCCACGGTGATCCTGGCGGCCGCCCTGCGCGAAGGGTTTCGGGGCCCCCTGTTCATCCAGGGGGACCATTTCCAGGTCAACGCGAAGAGGTTCCAGGCCGGCGGGGCCGCGCGCGAGGACGAGGTCGGCGCCCTGCGCGACCTGATCGCGGACGCGATCGCCGCGGGGTTCTACAACATCGACATCGATGCCTCGACGGTCGTGGCGCTCGATCGCGGCCCGATCCCGGAGCAGCAGCGCGACAACTACGAGACCCAGGCCGAGCTGACCGCCTGGGTGCGAAAGCGGCAGCCGCCCGGGGTCGTCGTCTCGGTGGGTGGGGAGATTGGAGAGGTCGGCGGAAAGAACTCGACGCCCGAGGAGCTTCGGGCCTTCATGGATGGTCTCGGGACCGAGCTGTCGCGGCGCGACGGGACGCTCCCCGGAATCAGCAAGGTCTCGATCCAGACCGGCACGACGCACGGCGGCGTGCCGCTCCCGGACGGATCGGTCGCGAAGGTGGCGATCGATTTCGCCTGCCTGCGCGCCCTGTCCGACATCGCCCGGCGCGAGTACGGAATGGCGGGGGCGGTCCAGCACGGCGCCAGCACCCTCCCCGCGGAGGCGTTCGGGGAGTTCCCGAAGCATGGTGCGGCGGAGGTGCACCTGGCGACGGAGTTCCAGAACATCGCGCTCGATCATCCGGAGTTCCCCCGGGACCTGAAGGGGGAGATGTACGCCTGGGTCGAAGCCCACTGCGCGGCGGAACGGAAGGCGGGGATGACCGACGAGCAGTTTCGCTACAAGACACGCAAGAACGCCTGGGGACCGTTCAAGGCCGAGACCTGGGGCCTGCCCGAGACGGTGCGGGCGGCGCTGCGGGAGACGCTGCAGGCCAAGTTCGGGACGCTGTATCAGAAACTGGGGGTCGCGGGCCGAGGCGCCTCCGCCGCCCGGCTCGTCCGGCCGGCGGAGGTCCGCACGCCGCCGCCCGCCCCGCTTCTGGTGGATTGA
- a CDS encoding uracil-DNA glycosylase, whose amino-acid sequence MPTLSSLDAVRRSVVACELCPRLRDYCRRVARDRKREFRSWTYWGRPVPGFGDRAARLLVVGLAPAAHGGNRTGRVFTGDSSGDWLYEALHRFGFASRPESLSRHDGLRLLDCYVSAAARCAPPGNKPTPQELRNCSPYLEAEIRLLQEVRVVVTLGRVAFDGYLGASGWRDRLRAPERPRFAHGAETRLPDGTILLASFHPSRRNTQTGLLTRPMWHAVFGRARALVPGPPGPRGRDAHPASG is encoded by the coding sequence ATGCCCACCTTGAGTAGCCTCGACGCCGTGAGGCGGTCGGTGGTCGCCTGCGAGCTCTGCCCGCGACTGCGCGACTACTGCCGACGCGTGGCCCGGGACAGGAAGCGCGAATTCCGCTCCTGGACCTACTGGGGACGGCCGGTCCCCGGCTTCGGGGACCGGGCGGCGCGGCTCCTCGTCGTCGGACTGGCCCCCGCGGCGCATGGCGGCAACCGCACCGGTCGCGTCTTCACCGGCGACTCGAGCGGCGACTGGCTCTACGAGGCCCTGCACCGTTTCGGGTTCGCCAGCCGGCCTGAATCGTTGTCGCGACACGATGGATTGCGGCTCCTCGACTGCTACGTCAGCGCCGCCGCGCGCTGCGCCCCTCCCGGCAACAAGCCGACGCCCCAGGAGCTGCGGAACTGCAGTCCGTACCTCGAGGCCGAGATTCGCCTGTTGCAGGAGGTCCGGGTGGTCGTCACGCTCGGCCGGGTCGCCTTCGACGGATACCTTGGTGCGTCCGGGTGGCGGGACCGGCTGCGGGCGCCCGAGCGGCCGCGCTTCGCCCACGGCGCCGAGACGCGACTCCCGGACGGAACGATCCTCCTCGCGTCCTTCCATCCCAGCCGCCGGAACACCCAGACCGGGCTCCTGACGCGGCCGATGTGGCATGCCGTCTTCGGCAGGGCACGTGCGCTCGTTCCGGGGCCTCCCGGCCCCCGCGGGCGGGACGCGCATCCCGCTTCGGGCTAG